In Neisseriaceae bacterium CLB008, one genomic interval encodes:
- the rplM gene encoding 50S ribosomal protein L13, whose translation MKTFSAKPHEVQRDWFVVDAQDKVLGRVAAEIARRLRGKHKPEFTPHVDTGDYIVVINADKLRVTGNKNLNKIYYRHSGYPGGIYERNFNEMQEKFPERVLEKAVKGMLPKGPLGYAMIKKLKVYAGEEHPHTAQQPKVLDI comes from the coding sequence ATGAAAACCTTTTCAGCTAAACCGCATGAAGTACAACGCGATTGGTTTGTAGTGGACGCTCAAGACAAAGTCTTGGGTCGTGTTGCTGCAGAAATTGCTCGCCGTTTGCGCGGCAAACATAAGCCAGAATTCACACCTCACGTGGATACTGGTGATTACATCGTTGTGATTAACGCCGACAAACTGCGCGTTACCGGTAACAAAAACCTAAACAAGATTTACTACCGTCACTCTGGCTACCCTGGTGGTATCTACGAGCGTAACTTTAACGAAATGCAAGAGAAATTCCCTGAGCGCGTTTTAGAAAAAGCGGTTAAAGGTATGCTTCCTAAAGGTCCTTTAGGTTACGCCATGATCAAAAAACTTAAGGTATACGCTGGTGAAGAGCATCCTCA
- a CDS encoding M20 aminoacylase family protein, whose amino-acid sequence MAKEYIVPEIWASTPEMTAIRQQIHQHPELGYEEFLTSDLVAEKLTQWGYTVHRGLGGTGVVGQLLNGAGPRLGLRADMDALPITEATGLPYASVHEGQMHACGHDGHTASLLAAAKYLAEHKPFSGTLNLIFQPAEEGMGGAKKMMDDGLFALFPCDAIFGYHNMPGFPEGHFGFRAGPMMASSDNVAIRIQGQGGHGAMPHLSIDPVVVAASIVMALQSIVARNVNPLDTAVITVGSIQAGKTNNVVPDHADMKLSVRALNPEVRTLLEERIKTVVQQQAASFGASAVIDYDHTYPVLVNDVACTDLAREVAVAHFGAEALIPDLQPLTGSEDFAFYLEACPGAYLLIGNGREGTHGCSVHNPSYDFNDALLPIAATYWVRLVERFLPVA is encoded by the coding sequence ATGGCCAAGGAATACATTGTACCGGAAATTTGGGCGTCTACCCCTGAAATGACGGCTATTCGGCAGCAGATTCATCAGCACCCAGAATTGGGTTATGAAGAGTTCTTAACCAGTGACTTGGTGGCGGAAAAGCTGACTCAGTGGGGCTATACCGTCCACCGTGGCCTAGGCGGTACAGGCGTGGTGGGGCAGTTGCTGAACGGGGCAGGCCCACGCTTGGGCCTACGGGCCGATATGGATGCGCTGCCGATTACCGAGGCTACCGGTCTGCCTTATGCCAGCGTACACGAGGGTCAAATGCATGCCTGTGGTCATGATGGGCATACGGCCAGTCTGCTGGCGGCTGCTAAGTACTTAGCCGAACACAAGCCGTTTAGCGGTACGCTGAACCTCATTTTTCAGCCCGCGGAAGAAGGCATGGGCGGCGCCAAAAAAATGATGGACGACGGTTTGTTTGCTTTGTTTCCTTGCGACGCCATTTTTGGCTATCACAATATGCCAGGGTTTCCTGAAGGGCATTTTGGTTTTCGAGCCGGGCCAATGATGGCTTCGTCCGACAACGTGGCCATTCGGATTCAAGGCCAGGGTGGTCATGGTGCCATGCCGCATTTATCGATCGATCCTGTGGTCGTGGCGGCCAGCATTGTCATGGCTTTGCAAAGTATTGTGGCGCGCAATGTTAATCCATTGGATACCGCAGTGATCACGGTGGGCAGCATTCAGGCGGGTAAAACCAATAATGTGGTGCCCGACCATGCCGACATGAAGCTGAGCGTGCGCGCTTTAAACCCAGAAGTGCGTACGCTCTTGGAAGAGCGCATTAAAACGGTGGTGCAGCAGCAGGCCGCTAGCTTTGGGGCCAGCGCCGTGATTGATTATGATCACACCTATCCAGTCTTGGTGAACGATGTAGCCTGCACAGACTTGGCTCGTGAAGTTGCAGTGGCCCATTTTGGCGCCGAGGCTTTGATTCCTGATTTACAGCCTTTGACCGGCAGCGAGGACTTTGCGTTTTATCTCGAAGCGTGCCCAGGTGCCTATTTGTTGATCGGTAATGGCCGTGAGGGCACGCATGGCTGTTCGGTTCACAATCCTAGCTATGATTTTAACGATGCGCTGTTGCCGATTGCGGCCACCTACTGGGTGCGCTTGGTCGAGCGGTTTTTACCCGTGGCCTAG
- a CDS encoding MFS transporter has product MATLAKHHDRKTRVKTIAGITIGNAIEFYDFAIYSVFAVLIGTLYFPGESDFVKLMLTFATFGVGFLTRPLGALVIGLYADRHGRRPAMFLTLMLMGAGTLIFVVTPTYAQIGLAAPILIVLGRLIQGFAIGGELGASTTMLMEYADDHSRGFYGSWQLFGQALSTMLGALVGLVLGSLLSDAQLASWGWRLAMFLGLAVVPFALYIRRSLPETRPADGHKEHSSLGVLFRDHSRLLLAGVLITMGGTVANFIVLNYMMNYAISVLKLPFSSSIWAAFLAAGVQLLLIPFAGMLSDRVGRKKVVFWARVPLILLIYPMFAWISDTATVAVLLWAVLILSIFLALNSGPSVVLCAEIFPAHVRATGLSLVYSLGVMLFGGFAQMIATGLIQLTGSPNAPAFYLIVTGVLSLGGLLLVRETAGRPLS; this is encoded by the coding sequence ATGGCCACTTTAGCCAAGCATCATGATCGTAAAACGCGCGTCAAGACCATTGCTGGCATTACCATCGGTAACGCCATTGAGTTTTACGATTTTGCTATTTACAGCGTGTTTGCCGTATTGATTGGCACGCTATACTTTCCAGGTGAGAGTGACTTTGTCAAACTCATGTTGACGTTTGCCACCTTCGGCGTGGGATTCTTGACGCGGCCTTTAGGGGCTTTGGTCATTGGGCTGTATGCCGATCGGCATGGGCGCCGCCCCGCCATGTTTTTGACGCTGATGCTGATGGGCGCGGGCACGCTGATTTTTGTGGTGACGCCTACTTATGCGCAAATTGGCTTGGCGGCGCCGATTTTGATTGTGCTGGGGCGTTTGATTCAAGGATTTGCCATTGGCGGAGAACTAGGGGCGTCGACCACGATGTTGATGGAGTATGCCGACGACCATAGTCGAGGTTTTTACGGCAGTTGGCAGCTGTTTGGTCAAGCCTTAAGCACGATGTTGGGCGCTCTGGTGGGCTTAGTGCTGGGGAGTCTTTTGAGTGATGCTCAGTTGGCCAGTTGGGGCTGGCGCTTGGCCATGTTCTTGGGTTTGGCCGTGGTGCCGTTTGCCTTATACATTCGGCGTTCTTTGCCAGAAACCCGGCCGGCGGATGGGCATAAAGAACACAGCAGCCTAGGCGTTTTATTTCGCGACCACTCGCGCCTATTGCTGGCTGGCGTACTTATCACCATGGGCGGTACCGTGGCTAATTTTATTGTGTTGAACTATATGATGAATTACGCCATCAGCGTGTTAAAGCTGCCGTTTTCTAGCAGTATCTGGGCGGCTTTTCTGGCCGCTGGCGTTCAGCTGTTGTTGATTCCGTTTGCTGGCATGCTCAGCGATCGAGTAGGGCGTAAAAAAGTGGTGTTTTGGGCGCGCGTGCCGTTGATTTTGTTGATCTATCCTATGTTTGCGTGGATTAGCGATACCGCAACGGTGGCGGTTTTGCTGTGGGCGGTGCTGATTTTGTCCATTTTTTTGGCGCTCAACAGTGGGCCTAGCGTGGTGCTATGTGCGGAAATTTTTCCTGCTCACGTCCGTGCAACGGGCTTGTCCCTAGTGTATAGCTTGGGTGTGATGCTGTTTGGTGGGTTTGCGCAGATGATTGCCACGGGTTTGATTCAATTAACCGGTAGCCCGAATGCGCCAGCGTTTTATTTAATCGTCACCGGTGTGTTAAGCCTCGGTGGGCTACTTTTAGTGCGAGAGACGGCTGGTCGGCCGCTGTCGTAG
- a CDS encoding bifunctional (p)ppGpp synthetase/guanosine-3',5'-bis(diphosphate) 3'-pyrophosphohydrolase — protein MVSVVRSVADTLKDAQHPEAWIEAITAGLSEKDSQLIRKAFSWAQQHYPGHHTSLLKEELFHHVMGAATIVAELDLLPDAIAATLLCVIPIVDNDWQASLSPHFPPSLINLIAGINQVERLTELASVDQLDSPEERQKQAETMRKMLLAMVTDIRVVLIKLALRTQTMHALAKVNNPELVQRIAKETLDLFAPLANRLGVWQIKWELEDLGFRYQSPQEYSRIAKLLDEKRTERLEYIDRVLETVQAELKKVGIHAEVAGRPKHIYSIYKKMRQKKLDFEHLYDIRAVRILVDTIPECYTALGIIHGMWQPISGEFDDYISHPKANDYRSLHTVVVGPENKGVEVQIRTFDMHEFAEFGVAAHWRYKEGGKGDSEYEQKIAWLRQLLDWRESMADSDKDDLADAFKTELFSDTIYVLTPKGRVLSLPHGATPIDFAYALHTDIGNRCRGAKVEGQIVPLSTPLENGQRVEIIAAKEGGPSVSWLYDGWVKSNKAINKIRLSIRQQNGETIRETGKGLLDRELNKLNVKPSIQSLCERLGYHKPDELYQALGHGEVSPRAISKAAGQLKQEAIKSVTEESIVKKSKAQDNPNGILVDGVGNLMTVLAKCCKPAPPDQIMGFVTKGRGISIHRHNCPAYVNMASQAPEKVVSASWGNAQQGVFPVDIELTARDRSGLLRDVSDAFSRNKINVTAVQTQSKDHLANMRFTVEVKQVDDLPKVIAALSDVKGVINVYRL, from the coding sequence ATGGTCTCCGTTGTTCGTAGCGTTGCCGACACCCTCAAAGATGCTCAACATCCAGAAGCTTGGATCGAAGCCATCACAGCAGGCCTTTCCGAAAAAGACAGCCAACTCATTCGGAAGGCGTTCTCGTGGGCACAACAACACTACCCCGGCCACCATACGTCCTTACTCAAAGAAGAGCTGTTTCATCATGTGATGGGCGCCGCCACCATCGTCGCAGAGCTTGACCTCTTACCCGATGCCATTGCCGCGACCTTGCTGTGCGTCATCCCCATTGTCGACAATGATTGGCAAGCATCTTTATCACCCCACTTTCCCCCCAGCCTGATCAACCTCATCGCCGGCATTAACCAAGTGGAACGCCTCACCGAGCTGGCCAGCGTAGATCAGTTAGATTCGCCGGAAGAGCGCCAAAAACAAGCCGAGACCATGCGTAAAATGCTGTTGGCCATGGTGACCGACATCCGCGTGGTGTTGATTAAGCTGGCGCTGCGCACCCAAACCATGCATGCCCTGGCCAAGGTCAACAACCCTGAGCTGGTGCAGCGCATCGCCAAGGAAACCCTAGATCTGTTTGCGCCGCTAGCCAACCGCCTGGGGGTATGGCAAATCAAATGGGAGTTGGAAGACTTAGGCTTTCGCTATCAGTCACCGCAAGAATACAGCCGCATCGCCAAACTATTAGATGAAAAGCGCACCGAGCGCTTGGAATACATCGATCGGGTTTTAGAAACCGTTCAGGCCGAATTAAAAAAAGTCGGCATTCACGCCGAAGTAGCCGGCCGACCCAAGCACATCTATTCGATTTACAAAAAAATGCGCCAGAAGAAGCTGGATTTCGAACACCTCTACGACATTCGAGCGGTGCGCATTTTGGTCGACACCATTCCTGAGTGCTACACCGCCTTAGGCATCATCCACGGCATGTGGCAACCCATATCGGGCGAATTTGACGACTATATCTCCCACCCGAAAGCCAACGATTACCGCAGCCTGCACACCGTCGTTGTGGGGCCAGAAAATAAAGGCGTCGAAGTACAAATCCGCACCTTCGACATGCATGAGTTTGCCGAATTCGGCGTAGCCGCCCACTGGCGCTACAAAGAAGGCGGTAAAGGCGACAGCGAGTATGAGCAAAAAATCGCGTGGCTACGTCAGCTTTTAGACTGGCGCGAAAGCATGGCGGACTCAGACAAAGATGATTTAGCCGATGCCTTTAAAACCGAGCTATTCAGCGACACCATTTATGTTCTGACGCCCAAGGGGCGCGTGCTGTCCTTGCCACACGGCGCCACGCCGATCGACTTCGCCTATGCACTGCATACCGACATCGGCAACCGCTGTCGCGGCGCCAAGGTAGAAGGCCAAATCGTACCGCTATCCACTCCTCTGGAAAACGGGCAGCGCGTAGAAATCATCGCCGCCAAAGAAGGAGGCCCTTCGGTTAGCTGGCTATACGATGGCTGGGTGAAAAGCAATAAGGCCATTAACAAAATTCGCCTGTCAATACGGCAACAAAACGGCGAAACCATCCGTGAAACGGGTAAAGGCCTACTCGATCGAGAGCTCAACAAGCTCAACGTCAAGCCCAGCATTCAATCACTATGCGAGCGCCTCGGCTACCACAAACCAGATGAACTGTATCAAGCCTTGGGCCATGGTGAAGTATCGCCGCGGGCCATCAGCAAGGCCGCTGGCCAGCTCAAGCAAGAGGCCATCAAAAGCGTTACCGAAGAAAGCATCGTCAAAAAGAGCAAGGCTCAAGACAACCCCAACGGCATCCTGGTCGACGGTGTGGGTAATCTGATGACGGTGTTGGCTAAATGCTGTAAACCTGCCCCGCCCGATCAAATCATGGGCTTTGTCACCAAGGGTCGCGGCATTTCCATCCACCGCCATAACTGCCCAGCCTATGTCAATATGGCCAGCCAGGCACCAGAGAAGGTCGTTTCCGCCTCTTGGGGCAACGCTCAGCAAGGCGTGTTCCCGGTAGACATCGAGCTGACCGCCCGCGACCGCAGCGGCTTATTACGCGATGTTTCGGATGCATTCTCCCGCAATAAGATCAACGTCACCGCAGTGCAAACGCAGTCTAAAGACCATTTAGCCAATATGCGCTTTACGGTTGAGGTAAAACAGGTCGACGACTTACCCAAAGTCATTGCAGCACTGTCTGACGTCAAGGGCGTCATCAACGTTTACCGACTGTAA